A window of bacterium contains these coding sequences:
- a CDS encoding NTP transferase domain-containing protein yields the protein MAITKAVIPVAGRGTRLLPATKSQPKEMLPIGRKPIVQYVVEELVDAGLDNILFVTGRKKRSIEDHFDYNPELGEVGLEPESFNNLSFFYIRQAEQNGLGDAISYAEKFTDGDNFAVALGDSVIRGGSHSSLLRRMMDVHQSEGAGATVAFMEVAEDDVRKYGIAKPKGRAGATFEVEELIEKPAPAEAPSRLAISARYVFDPVIFDAIRRTPAGRKGELEITDAMNTLLKMGRKVIGVKLRKDEHRYDVGGFESYFKAFLDFALDDPEYGYLVRQYMRLKLHEV from the coding sequence ATGGCGATTACGAAAGCTGTCATACCGGTCGCGGGACGGGGGACGCGGCTTCTGCCCGCAACGAAGAGCCAGCCGAAGGAGATGCTGCCCATCGGGCGCAAACCCATCGTGCAGTATGTTGTCGAGGAGCTGGTCGATGCCGGGCTGGACAACATCCTCTTTGTCACCGGGCGGAAAAAACGTTCCATCGAGGATCATTTCGATTACAATCCCGAGCTGGGCGAAGTAGGGCTCGAACCCGAATCATTCAACAATCTGTCTTTTTTCTATATCCGTCAGGCTGAACAGAACGGTCTCGGGGATGCCATCTCGTACGCGGAAAAATTTACGGATGGCGACAATTTCGCTGTGGCGCTCGGAGACTCGGTTATTCGCGGCGGGAGCCATTCGAGCCTGCTCAGGCGGATGATGGATGTTCACCAGAGTGAGGGAGCCGGTGCCACCGTGGCCTTCATGGAAGTGGCCGAGGATGATGTCCGCAAATACGGTATCGCAAAACCGAAGGGCCGTGCCGGAGCGACGTTCGAGGTGGAAGAGCTTATTGAAAAGCCCGCTCCTGCCGAGGCGCCCTCGCGGCTTGCCATTTCCGCACGGTATGTGTTCGATCCGGTGATCTTCGATGCCATCAGGCGTACCCCCGCGGGAAGAAAAGGCGAGCTCGAGATAACCGATGCCATGAACACTCTCCTGAAAATGGGAAGAAAAGTGATCGGTGTCAAGCTCCGCAAGGACGAGCACCGGTATGATGTAGGTGGATTCGAGTCCTATTTCAAGGCGTTTCTCGATTTTGCCCTCGATGATCCCGAATACGGGTACCTCGTGCGCCAGTATATGCGTCTCAAGCTTCATGAGGTATGA